In the genome of Streptomyces lydicus, the window CGGTGATCAGGAAGGGGACGGAGGGCGGCCGGCCCTCGGTGGCGGCGTTCAGCGCGGCGGAGATCTCGCCGCTGGTGGGGCCGATGTGGACGGTGCCGGCGCGGCGAGCCTCCGCGGCCGTCCACGGCACCGGGCCCGAGAGGGCGTAATCGACCTTGAAGACGCTGGGGCCGTACTTCACATCGCGGTAGGCGTTGCCCAGGCCCGCGATCCGGGCGAGCGCGGTCGGCGAGGTGTCGAAGACATAGGCGCGGGCCGGCGGCAGGTCGTCCAGGCGCTTGACCTCGAAGTCGGTGTGCACCACGCCGCCGTGGGCACGCAGCAGGCCGGCGAGCGCGTCGGAGATGGCCTGGGAGCCGCCGCGCGCCACCGGCCAGCCCTTGGCGTGCGCGGCGAGCGCGAACATCAGGGCCATACCGGAGGTCCCGAAGCCGCCTAGCGGGGCGTTGGCGTGCGCCGCGAGCCCGGCCATCAGTGCGCGGGCCTTCTCGTCCTGGAAGCGGCGGCTCAGGAGGGTGACGGGCTGCGCGGCGACCAGGCCGAAGCGGGCGTAGGTCAGCGGATCCTGTGGCAGCCCCAGCCACTGGGTTCGCAGGAAGTCATGGGCCATCGACTCCCACTTGCCGGTGAAGGGTTCGACGAGCCTGCGGTAGGTGCCGGCGTCGCGCGGTCCGAAGGACATGGCGGTCTCGCCGACGGTGTGGCCGAGCACGGCGGCCGTGCCGTCCGGGAAGGGGTGCGCCATGGGGAGGTCGGCATGCAGCCATTCGAGGCCGTGGCGGTCCAGCGGCATGGTGCCAAAGGCGGGCGAACCGGCGCCGGTGGGGTGCACCGCCGAGCAGGGGTCGTGGCGGAAGCCGGGGAGGGTCAGCTCCTCGGTGCGGGCGCCGCCGCCGATGGTGTCGCAGGCCTCGAAGACCTCCACGGACATACCGCGGCGGGCGAGTTCGACCGCCGCCGTCAGGCCGTTGGGCCCCGCCCCGATCACCACGGCATCGAGCATCCTCGGCACCTGCGCCACTCCCCTCAAGTCCGACCCTCGTCGGTGAGGGTCAGTTGGCGGCTGCCAGCAGTCCGAGGATACGCCGCGCCGTTGCGGTGTCCCGCGCCGCGGTGAAGGGCAGCGCATTGCCTCCTTCTATACGGAACGGCTGCCCGGCGACCGTGCCGCTCGCGCCGCCCGCCTCATGGACCAGCAGCAGCCCGGCCGCGTGATCCCAGGCATTTTCCCAGCTGAAGGCCGTGGCGTCGATCTCGCCACGGGCGATGTGCAGATACTCCAGGCCGGCCGAGCCGCAGGGGCGCGGGGCGATGCCGCCGGTCTCCAGGGTGGCCAGCACCCGCTTCTGCTCGTCGGTGGTGAAGTCGTAGTGGGACGTGGCGACATCGAGGACGGCACCGGACGCGGGGCTGCCGGCCCGCAGCGGTACGCCGTTCAGCCGGGCGCCGGCGCCGCGGCGGGCGACGGCCATCAGGCCGAGCGCGGGGGCGTACGTCCAGGAGGCCAGCACCTCGCCCCGGTGGGCGAGCGCGACGAGCGTGGCGAAACCGGGGTCGCCGTGGACGAACTGGCGGGTGCCGTCGACCGGGTCGACGATCCAGACAGGGGCGTCGCCGTGCAGCGCGTCGAGCACGCTCGGGTCGGCGTGCACCGCCTCCTCGCCGACCACCACGGAGCCGGGCAGCAGGGCCGTGAGGGAGGCGGTGAGGTGCTCCTCGGCGAGCCGGTCGGCGACCGTGACGAGGTCGTGCGGGCCGTTCTTCTCGACGATGTCCTCGGCGGCGAGCTGCCGGAAGCGGGGCATGATCTCGTCGGCCGCGGCACGGCGGACGGCGGCCTCGACGGCGGCCAGGTCCAGCGCCGACAGGTCGAGCGAGGGCTCCTCCCGGTCGGCGGCCGGGGCCGCGGCGGGCGGGGTGGTGTCGGTCGGGGTAATCGCGGTCTCTCCCGAATCGTGGGTACGAAGTGCTTCGATCATGTCTCCATCGAAACACGAGCCACTGACACGAGGGCTGGACTCGAGGTGAATTCCGGATGCCACGGGGAGGCACGGCCGGAGGCCGGGGGCCGGGAGCCAGGCACGGCGGCCGGGGGCCTCGGCCCCCAGCGCTCAGCGCCCGACCGCGTACCCCTGCATCCCCCGCGGATTCGCCGCCGCCGACAGCACCCCGGTCTCCGGGTCCCGCGCCACCGCGCACAGCCGCCCCTCGGACCAGGCCTCACCCACCGTGACGAGATGCCCGCGCCGGCGCAGCCCGTCGATGACCCCGTCGCCGATGCGGGACTCCACGGTCACGCTCCCCGGCCGCATCCCGCGCGGGAAGAAGGATCCGGGGAAGGAGTCCTGGTGCCAGTTCGGGGCGTCCACGGCACCCTGCAGATCGAGGCCGCCGCGTACCGCCGCGCGCAGCGCCACGGCCAGGAAGAAGTGGACCTGCCACTGGTCCTGCTGATCGCCGCCCGGCGTGCCGAAGGCCATCACCGGCACCCCGTCGCGCAGCGCGAGGGACGGGGAGAGGGTGGTGCGGGGGCGGCGCCCCGGGGTGAGCGAGTTGGGCAGCCCCTCTTCCAGCCAGGCCATCTGCAGCCGGGTACCGAGCGGGAAGCCGAGCGCCGGGACGACGGGATTGGACTGCAGCCAGCCGCCGGACGGGGTGGCGGAGACCAGGTTTCCCCAGCGGTCGACGACATCGATATGGCAGGTGTCGCCCCGGGTGGCGCCGTTCCGGTCGGTCTCGGGGGCGACATCCGCCGATACCCCGTCGGCCGGGGCCGGGGCCGGTGCCGGTGCCGCCGCGCCGCGGGCGACCGTCGGCTCGCCGGCGCCGCTGCCGGAGATCCCCCGTGCGTCAAAGCCATCGGCGCCCGCCGCTGCCGCCATCGCGTGCTTGCTCAGCCGTGGGGCGCGGCCGTCCGGGCTGCCGGGCCGCAGCTCGTACGAGGCGCGCTCGCCGACGAGGGCCCGGCGGGCAGCGTTGTACCCGTTGCTCAGCAGGGCGTCGAGCGGCACCTCGTCGGCGTCGCCGTACCAGGCCTCGCGGTCCGCCATCGCCAATTTGCCGCCCTCGACGAGCAGATGCACGTACTCGGTGCTGCCGTACGCGGGCAACTCGTCCGGCAGCAGGGCGAGTTGCTGGAGAAAGGCGGGGCCCTGGGACCAGCCGCCCGCCTTGGCGACGGTCCAGCCGTTCCAGTCGTGGGTGACGGGCTCCTCGTAGGTGGCGGAGAAGGCGGCCAGGTCGTCGCCGGTGAGGGTGCCCGCGTGGCGTTCGCCTGAGGTGTCCATGGCCGGGCGGGCCGCGAAGCCGGCCAGCGCCTCGCCGATGAAGCCTTCGCGCCAGATGCGGCGGGCGGCCTCGATCTGCGCCTCACGGCCTGCCGACGCGGCCGCTGCCTCCGCGAGCAGCCGACGCCAGGTGGCCGCCAACGGCCGGTTCCTGAGCAGCCCGCCGGGGGCGACGGACCGGCCGCCCGGGAGGTAGACCTCCGCGGACGAGGTCCACTCCGTCTCGAAGAGCGCCCGTACCGTCTCGACGGTCTCACCGATCCGCTCGACGGCAGGATGGCCGTGCTCGGCGTAGCCGATGGCGTACCGCAGCACCTCGGCCAGGGACTTGCTGCCGTGGTCGCGCAGCAGCAGCATCCAGGCGTCGAACGCGCCGGGGACCGCGGCGGCCAGCGGCCCGGTGCCGGGCACCAGGTCGAGGCCCAGCGAGGTGTAGTGCGCCACGCTCGCGCCGGCCGGCGCCGGGCCCTGTCCGCACAGCACCCGTACGGGCCCGCCGGCGGGCGCCAGGATCACCGGCACCTCGCCCGCCGGACCGTTCAGATGCGGCTCCACCACATGCAGCACGAACCCGGCGGCCACCGCCGCGTCATAGGCGTTGCCCCCGTCCTCCAGAACGGCCATCGCGGACTGGGACGCCAGCCAGTGCGTGGTGGAGGCCATGCCGAAGGTGCCTTGGAGGGTCGGACGGGTGGTGAACACGGGAGACTCCTCTGTGGGTGCGTGTCTGTGCCTGCGTGTCTGCGGGTGCGTGTCTGCGGGTGCGTGCGAACGGCTCACGGGGCGGTTGGGCGCCGCCCCGAAGGCGCCATCCGGAAGGGCCCCTGGCAGGGGGTCCCCCGGACGGTGCCGCCCTGGAAGGTGCTGCCCTGGAAGCGGTCACCGCATCCGCACCACCGCGACCTCACCACCGCATCCGCACCGCCGTGTATGCACCGCCGCATCGCCCCGCCCTATTCCCTTCGCCCTCCTCGCCTCCTCTGCGTACCCTCGCGTCATGACCGGCACCGATGTGTCCTCCGACCGGCCGACCGGCCGACCGCTCGTCGCGATCCTCACCGGGGCGGGCATCTCCACCGACTCCGGGATCCCCGACTACCGCGGGCCGAACGGGCTGTGGCGGCGGGATCCGGAGGCGGAGAAGCTCGTCACGTACGACACGTACATGGCCGATCCGGAGATCCGGCGGCGGTCGTGGCGGATGCGTCAGGAGAGCCCGGCGTTCGGGGCCGAGCCGAATGCCGCGCATGAGGCGGTGACCCGGCTGGAACGGTCCGGCACGCCGGTACGTGTGATCACTCAGAACGTGGACGGGCTGCATCAGCTTGCCGGGATGCCCGAGCGCAAGGTGCTCGAACTGCACGGCACCGTGCGGACCGTGACCTGCACCCGCTGTCATGCCCGGTCACCGATGCCGGAAGCCCTGGCGCGGGTGGCCGCGGGCGAGCCCGATCCGCCGTGTCTGGTGTGCGGCGGGATCCTGAAGTCGGCGACGGTGATGTTCGGGGAGCGGCTGGACCCGCAGGTGCTCGGTACGGCGCTGGGCGTGGCGAAGGCGGCGGAGGTCTTCCTCGCGGTCGGGACGACGCTCCAGGTGCAGCCGGCGGCCTCGCTCGCCGGGGTGGCCGCGGAACACGGCGCGCGTCTGATCATCGTCAACGCCGAGCCGACGCCGTACGACGCGCTC includes:
- a CDS encoding gamma-glutamyltransferase family protein, with the translated sequence MFTTRPTLQGTFGMASTTHWLASQSAMAVLEDGGNAYDAAVAAGFVLHVVEPHLNGPAGEVPVILAPAGGPVRVLCGQGPAPAGASVAHYTSLGLDLVPGTGPLAAAVPGAFDAWMLLLRDHGSKSLAEVLRYAIGYAEHGHPAVERIGETVETVRALFETEWTSSAEVYLPGGRSVAPGGLLRNRPLAATWRRLLAEAAAASAGREAQIEAARRIWREGFIGEALAGFAARPAMDTSGERHAGTLTGDDLAAFSATYEEPVTHDWNGWTVAKAGGWSQGPAFLQQLALLPDELPAYGSTEYVHLLVEGGKLAMADREAWYGDADEVPLDALLSNGYNAARRALVGERASYELRPGSPDGRAPRLSKHAMAAAAGADGFDARGISGSGAGEPTVARGAAAPAPAPAPADGVSADVAPETDRNGATRGDTCHIDVVDRWGNLVSATPSGGWLQSNPVVPALGFPLGTRLQMAWLEEGLPNSLTPGRRPRTTLSPSLALRDGVPVMAFGTPGGDQQDQWQVHFFLAVALRAAVRGGLDLQGAVDAPNWHQDSFPGSFFPRGMRPGSVTVESRIGDGVIDGLRRRGHLVTVGEAWSEGRLCAVARDPETGVLSAAANPRGMQGYAVGR
- a CDS encoding inositol monophosphatase family protein; translated protein: MIEALRTHDSGETAITPTDTTPPAAAPAADREEPSLDLSALDLAAVEAAVRRAAADEIMPRFRQLAAEDIVEKNGPHDLVTVADRLAEEHLTASLTALLPGSVVVGEEAVHADPSVLDALHGDAPVWIVDPVDGTRQFVHGDPGFATLVALAHRGEVLASWTYAPALGLMAVARRGAGARLNGVPLRAGSPASGAVLDVATSHYDFTTDEQKRVLATLETGGIAPRPCGSAGLEYLHIARGEIDATAFSWENAWDHAAGLLLVHEAGGASGTVAGQPFRIEGGNALPFTAARDTATARRILGLLAAAN
- a CDS encoding SIR2 family NAD-dependent protein deacylase, coding for MTGTDVSSDRPTGRPLVAILTGAGISTDSGIPDYRGPNGLWRRDPEAEKLVTYDTYMADPEIRRRSWRMRQESPAFGAEPNAAHEAVTRLERSGTPVRVITQNVDGLHQLAGMPERKVLELHGTVRTVTCTRCHARSPMPEALARVAAGEPDPPCLVCGGILKSATVMFGERLDPQVLGTALGVAKAAEVFLAVGTTLQVQPAASLAGVAAEHGARLIIVNAEPTPYDALAAEVIREPIGSALPRLLAGLEESA
- a CDS encoding phytoene desaturase family protein, with translation MLDAVVIGAGPNGLTAAVELARRGMSVEVFEACDTIGGGARTEELTLPGFRHDPCSAVHPTGAGSPAFGTMPLDRHGLEWLHADLPMAHPFPDGTAAVLGHTVGETAMSFGPRDAGTYRRLVEPFTGKWESMAHDFLRTQWLGLPQDPLTYARFGLVAAQPVTLLSRRFQDEKARALMAGLAAHANAPLGGFGTSGMALMFALAAHAKGWPVARGGSQAISDALAGLLRAHGGVVHTDFEVKRLDDLPPARAYVFDTSPTALARIAGLGNAYRDVKYGPSVFKVDYALSGPVPWTAAEARRAGTVHIGPTSGEISAALNAATEGRPPSVPFLITAQPSLIDATRAPEGKHTFWAYGHVPHGWEGDATDVVERQIERFAPGFRDLVLARAVAGPPQLAARNANYVGGDTATGSAAGLRLLIRPKLARVPYETAHPAVFLCSQATPPGPGVHGMSGHYAAKAVWRRLRAHRR